The DNA sequence TTACATCCTAACAAAGAGATATGATTTTCACACTTCTATTGTGGGAACAATACTTTGAAGTTTAGAGAGCTGAAACTTCTTTACCTTTCCAATTTCTGAGGGAAATTTTCCAAGGTTGATTATTTGGTTGAAATGCTTAGTGAAACCTCAAATATAGACTGATTTTGTTagttttattatcattgtttttcAATATCTCGTGGTTTCTGTGGAACAGCAAAAATGCCATGTAGAAATTATgtaaatatctatttttaagCATCATTCATGAATAAGCTGCATTAATCCTTTTTTTgttctatttcttttgtttgtttcatTTTGCAGAGATTTGGTTCCCAAGAGCGAGAGAAACCTGTAAAAAGGGTACTTCCCTTTGCTCCTCCAATGAGTCATACACGTGAAGAAAATCAAATGCCAATAACAAGATCCTCCACCAACACAATGCGCAAATGGAATTCTGCATCTCTTCCAGATCATAGATGTAAGACAACTCATACATGTGAAAGCAACATTCTGCTGTAAGAAAGTTGACAGgccaattaaattattatatttttcaggCATTTTTATGGCTTTTAATgagaaagttaatattttattatctaacCAGGTCAGATTAGTGAAGAACTTCAGCACCGAATAGGATTGATGGAAACTTCATTAAATAAGTTTGGAATGATCCTGGATTCTGTTCAGAGTGATGTCATGCAAGTAAACAAAGGGACAAAGGAAGTTTCATTGGAGAGTAAGTAACCTAATTCTCAAACACCAAATCATGCAAGCTGAAGAGGATATATGTAATATACTGCTTCTAACTTGAAACAGTATTATAAGCTGCAAAACTTTTGTAGATCTGTGATCTAGGAACTATGAAAATTGAAGTAGAATATTCATATTCTTAATTGCTTTCGAaatatgttgcatgtttttaACTGCTGATTTATCACATTGAAAGAAAAGTTCTATCTGATGCTTTATCTTCAACAAATCCAAGATATACAGTTTAATAGAATACATTCAAAGCCCATCTTCCTGAATAATTTCAATTCTGATGATAAAGTTTAACTTCAGTGGGGAATTTTTAAGGGCAAAATGTATTCATTCACCATCTAAATAATCTCATTCTGTTAGTTAGGATATAAGTATGAGTTTCAGTTTACTGTGAGGAGGAAGAGAACACTTGGCAATGCACTGTGATTTTAGTCTCCATTCCTTGCGATGTCAAAATTCTGTCAAGCTTAATCAGAGTAAATAATTCTTCATTCAAACTAAATTCAGCTGAAGGAATACGGCAAAAGTTGGTGGTTCAAGATAGTTCTCTACAGCTAATGGTAATGACATTATTCCCAAACTTACTTTCTGTTAAGCCATTTCAAGCTTTTTTAAATGTGGACTTTCTAACAACGTAGAATTTGGTAAACTAGCACAAGGGACAAGAAGATATCAGAGCTATCTTTGAAGGGGGCTTCAAGTCTATATCTGAACTAGTGAGGAAGGGTACTTATCAAGACAAGTTACAGGAAATTTTCTTAGTGCTTTCAGCCTTACCAGAAAAGATAGAAGCAACCATTATAAAATCACAGAATGAGCTGTGTAACTCAGTCATCAAGGAATTGCAGGTTTGTCTAACATTGTATTAAATAATGTGAAAGCATTCGCACTTTTCAGATGATAAACTTTCTTTCctgatttttatttgaaacgAGCAATAGTAAGTTCTTAATTGAgttgtaattttcatttttcaaacttCCTTAAGATTCTAACTTTCCATTGTGCATTTTATATGCCTCTAACCTTGTTGATTCCCTTTTTCTCATCATTCAACTTCTTGCAGGCTATTACTTGCTGCCTAACGGTCACCAACCCAAAGGACCAAGCACCCTCTATTGTACCACCAAAGGTATTTTGTTTTCCTCAAATTGTGAACAATTAGTCTTTTATGAAGCACTTTTCATGGTGAATGTTCTCTAAAAAAGCATTTTACATGTCAAAATTTTCAGGCCACTAGCTGCATTGCATCTCCACAAGGAAAGCCACAGCCTTTTAGGAAGTATGTGAGAAACTTCATTTACATTGGTTATTTTTCTGCATGATAAAATAAGTTATTTTCCTTATTGCAATCCTTGTTATTAGGAAAGTTCCCTTATGGTCCTTGGACTGGACTGATTAAAGCTTAGCTTCaaccatttcttttcttttttccttaaaaatttaTCTTCCTGTGGCCTGAATCTTTGGAAGGAAAgaggtaaaaaataataataataataataacataaaaagtaACCTGGGCATTTTTTAGGTTATACGGCAAATACAATTGAGCCACTATGCTATATGTTCTGCATCCATGAACTTTACTGCCTATTGCTACCTGATAAATGGCTAGCATGGTTATGACTACTGCAGTAAATGCTCATTATTACACTGTGTCTAGGAACCAGCATAATCCAGTCACAAAGCATTCTTCTTTTCTGGATGGAAGTCTCATACATTGTTTCACCAGTTGTtgtcaattctctctctctctctctctctctctctctctctctctctctcaaaatatttaatgtgaagcaaaattttttaaaatatcttatGCGAAGCAAAGTTTTGTTCATTGGCTTCTGTGCTTCCACAAGGATCTATGTGGTCTTCTTAATAAATCTAAGAAATATACCAGTGTGGCAATGATGCATTAttatcttaaatataaaaatattgtttaagtTCTGTACATATCGACCATGATTTGATTCATGCATTTTAAGTTATCCAGTTTGTCTAAATActgaattatattatattttcttcaagTATCTTATACTTTCTGTGGCCCCACACATAAGTATATTGTCAAACCCTAactcatatatatatcatcctcattttgttctcttttggaCCCCTTGTCTAACGTATGATAGATGTTTATCAGTTTTATTTAAtgctttcattctaattttacTTGTGGAGTTGGATACTTGACTTTCAATATTTTCTAGAGTAACAGTATGGTTGTACGTCAACGCTAGCCATAGGCCACAGTTTGTTCTGAGATAGCCTTTTAGGCTTGACAGGATGGCCATAAAATATCTTGTATCTAAAATTATGTTGTGTTTTCAACTTAAAACATGTCAAGCCTGTTTCCCTTGCGACTATTACCTTTCTGATGGACATAATGGAGTTATTTAAGCAAAATCATCTTGTTTCTAAGTGGTGAATCTAACTTGGTAATGAATCTTCCAAGTTATATCATCTCTTCATTTTTCTGTTTAATAATCTCCATTCCTGCTACCTTATCATGcatatttcttgtttttgttggtGTTATCATTACTAATATGCAACACCTTATCTTGGGCATAATTGTATTTTCCTTTCATTACATTATTAATATCAAACAGGACttttaatatgtaaaaaagTGTATATTCTTCTTGATTTCAGCTCAGCAGTGTCTCCAAAGATTTGTGCACAAACAACTTTAAATTCAAAGATGGGAACAGGAGGCTGGAATTCAGGAAAAGAGGGAAAAGCTACTTTCACCAAGATGGCATCCCACAAGATGCGCCTACAAAAAGGACCTTCTTCCATTAAACAGGTTATTTCTAGCccatgttccttttttttttttcatattaatctTTTATCCTCCTTTATCATTGGGCAGATTCATCATTTTGGATTGAACATTCTGTTGGAAGGGATGGTAGCATGATCACTGCGATATTGACATATTGTGTTTTATCCCCCAAATGCACTTAAATGAAAGCTAAAACTATCCTACATGTCGCATGTTAAAAATTATGCTTGCTCATTTGGAGTATAATGAACCTATTGTCATATACCATTTGAGAAGACAATTACATGTTGCAGGAAAGAGAACGTAGAGTTGTCATTGAATCAGATGAGGAAATTGATGGAGGTTTTTCCTGCTTGCTTGAAGAGACAAAGACAGGTTCTTAATTGAAAGTAGACTGCAGTGTTATATTCCTTGACCATTACAGCTCATGGTTAAGTTTTTGGATATTGGTTATATAACATACGTTGCTATATAAGTGCATAGATTCCATGTATGGAGGGGTGAGTTTTAACTCCACAACTCTCTATATGCCCATACATTTAGGAACCAAAAAGCGAAATTGAATTTATTGCTATTATTTCCCTTTATTTATCACCAGAAGATGCTAGGGTTTGCTTTGATATCACGAGCTAATGCATCTTAGTTTGCCGGAGAAAGGGATAAATGCATTATGCATCTTCCACTGTATGgttttttccttaaatgcatGAGAGCAGACGCCTTACAACTTCTTGTTTGCCAGTTTATTGGCAACAATAATATGACAAACtgaaaaaatgttatatttataCATTGTTTAATCATTTCTCTAAATggagttgctttttttttttaaatcccttGGAGGACATTTAGAAAACTATTGGACGAAAGACATAGAGGAAGAGACAGAAAGAATTTTGAGATATGCAAGGAGGCGAAAAAGAAAATGCCGTGatgttataattataaattgaagGTACTTGCAGATTGTTACATAACTAAGTTTCTATTATGCTTGAATAGACATTAGGGTTGTTGGATTTCTGTTGAAATGTAATTATTTCTTTGTGCTTTACACTTTGAATTCTGGATTCATCTTGCAGTTTCAGATTAGGCTAAATTTGGGATACCTCCAACCAACTAGAGTTGGTCTCTTTTGTCTTCAGCTTCTAATTTATCTTAATGAAGTTTAAAGAGTTTAGGCTAAAAGCTTTTAGTActagatatatatttacccTTTAGTATTAGAAATGTATGCAagttatcaaaaaagaaatgcttGCAAGGTGGTACTACGGTAATAGTACCAAAAATTTGTTTGAGATTAGGTTATTCTTAGGAAAATGACTTGTTAACAGTTCACCACTACTCGTTTGGTCATTGCATTAGCAATGCATCATTGTCCACATTATTTAGATGTCCAACCATTTGATGATGGATGCAATTCTTTTGATATAAAAACCTATATGGTTAAAGAAAAATTGATGGGCAACCGCATCTACTGCAATTGTCCTTAACAATCCCTTAAATAAACGAGGCATCAATCTTAAGCTTACATTAGAATTTCTTCAGTAGATTTATTTAAGCTTAGAGCATACACATCATGAGCATGAATTTCAAATTCATATGTTTATTTTCTGTGCAATTCATGCAGGTGGAAGATAAATTGATCATTGTATAACTATAGAATTCCTTGGAATTCCTTGGAATTGCAACATGAAAAGTGCAAATATTTCGGGTATGTTCCCCTTTCTATAACCAACTAATctcattcaaacaaaaacaaccaacaaaaaaaGGTAA is a window from the Ziziphus jujuba cultivar Dongzao chromosome 11, ASM3175591v1 genome containing:
- the LOC107433040 gene encoding putative recombination initiation defects 3 isoform X1 — its product is MRMKINKASDLSSISVLPPHSRRSNSVSNGTHASQLRSQSSQQSSQGFSQHGIFSQLSQSSLDEALNDQRFGSQEREKPVKRVLPFAPPMSHTREENQMPITRSSTNTMRKWNSASLPDHRCQISEELQHRIGLMETSLNKFGMILDSVQSDVMQVNKGTKEVSLETEGIRQKLVVQDSSLQLMHKGQEDIRAIFEGGFKSISELVRKGTYQDKLQEIFLVLSALPEKIEATIIKSQNELCNSVIKELQAITCCLTVTNPKDQAPSIVPPKATSCIASPQGKPQPFRNSAVSPKICAQTTLNSKMGTGGWNSGKEGKATFTKMASHKMRLQKGPSSIKQERERRVVIESDEEIDGGFSCLLEETKTGHLENYWTKDIEEETERILRYARRRKRKCRDVIIIN
- the LOC107433040 gene encoding putative recombination initiation defects 3 isoform X2; the protein is MRMKINKASDLSSISVLPPHSRRSNSVSNGTHASQLRSQSSQQSSQGFSQHGIFSQLSQSSLDEALNDQRFGSQEREKPVKRVLPFAPPMSHTREENQMPITRSSTNTMRKWNSASLPDHRCQISEELQHRIGLMETSLNKFGMILDSVQSDVMQVNKGTKEVSLETEGIRQKLVVQDSSLQLMHKGQEDIRAIFEGGFKSISELVRKGTYQDKLQEIFLVLSALPEKIEATIIKSQNELCNSVIKELQAITCCLTVTNPKDQAPSIVPPKATSCIASPQGKPQPFRNSAVSPKICAQTTLNSKMGTGGWNSGKEGKATFTKMASHKMRLQKGPSSIKQERERRVVIESDEEIDGGFSCLLEETKTENYWTKDIEEETERILRYARRRKRKCRDVIIIN